In Drosophila simulans strain w501 chromosome X, Prin_Dsim_3.1, whole genome shotgun sequence, one DNA window encodes the following:
- the LOC27208994 gene encoding putative ATP-dependent RNA helicase SoYb: MKPIGDLQVPSFQVVSGVTTFTYASPTSGAASLDFLAHTLRQREANTGKTILMCQQNREAERLKFDLAERDVNTILLPPHEAMIGQVLLLWSKGYINQALILCDDMLEHLGVVDASLVIHTTLPELNKFEERLKWLSISAGKAEMLVITPCDEENEKEGKGETELEVVQQTKPLKVDALHSKQLPEMKDKAEADAASAPARIPNDNKEQEIYLSVEHATEKLLVSTSPETSNSLDKSQLDQAFSELATVDASSPAAANANAPGDSPFDTENPTKSADAEFQEWVKLVQNASKDMNLPPPPSVTIEEPLSSASASDLRHQIVTTSLDSIRSVEDSPASLAVVPFSAEGITYNNYGVLGWSRHAVVPCYNLAEAPDISTIIARAMQQMGVGKSRARAVQRFAWPHVSSGKSLLVVGNMQVGKTWSYLPTVCQRSHEDLLRRRDVGRGPTCIFVCTNQGQGKQIERWMSTLLRSLGSAAGFEDVVTHWDKSQVEDIVRRLEKPVGILLTSVDLLLQLLTQHSVGKSKIFDAQAVKCIALDNLNDMVRVLPSDIMKLLKQLPKMFQLTQNKCQLLVSGRVWHTDLMVQHILPLMPDVLLLFDDALEASVYGGVQLDVRVVAEEPEKLDHLKALIAERRNFANEPAVVVCSTSTEVLLLRRKLQAIGVTAHTCESEARYSNVTEWRRQSPGGLLLVTDDVVPRLKCGKIPLLIHYSFANIWTRFKSRFSLFYASLKSPVTRPVGQSVIFAKPTDVENIWRLCDFYMKHKLPRPIRMLEILSQRHLEEPREPKSTRLCHQMAAFGDCLRHSCRYRHVMWRHEVLPPDHYPKNGRIRFLVLVCYSPAALAVRLSNQFPTAIRFLNFPMSALGEQVQRHYEVEANRRMHPNPVPGEMAVLKNANRYERVDIVSVESDSLVVVQLLDTSTESFPCNTSKLYSCDEIFKDSPREAMDLRIIGLQPESLDRIWPDDARNLVRKEFFRRTHNKRSRLFHAVVESVIHRTIFVSNMYDDEGNDLLSFVTSRFRSHHEKRCQLKLDAMVRSSKDFPHM; the protein is encoded by the exons ATGAAGCCCATTGGAGATCTCCAAGTGCCCAGCTTCCAGGTGGTGTCCGGGGTAACCACCTTCACGTACGCCAGTCCCACATCCGGAGCAGCCTCCCTCGACTTTCTGGCGCACACCCTGCGGCAAAGAGAGGCGAACACGGGAAAAACCATTTTGATGTGTCAGCAGAATCGCGAGGCCGAGCGCCTGAAATTTGATCTTGCCGAGCGGGATGTCAACACTATTCTCCTTCCACCGCATGAGGCAATGATCGGTCAAGTGCTGCTCCTCTGGTCCAAGGGG TACATCAACCAGGCTCTAATTCTCTGCGACGACATGCTCGAGCATCTGGGAGTAGTCGATGCGAGCCTGGTGATCCACACAACGCTGCCGGAACTGAACAAGTTCGAGGAGCGTTTGAAGTGGCTGAGCATATCGGCGGGAAAGGCCGAGATGTTGGTCATAACTCCGTGCGACGAGGAGAACGAAAAAGAAGGCAAGGGAGAGACCGAGCTGGAAGTCGTCCAGCAAACAAAGCCACTCAAAGTAGATGCCCTACATTCCAAGCAGCTTCCTGAAATGAAGGACAAGGCGGAGGCGGATGCTGCAAGTGCTCCAGCGAGAATCCCAAACGACAATAAGGAGCAGGAGATATATTTAAGCGTGGAGCATGCTACAGAAAAGCTCCTGGTGTCCACAAGTCCCGAAACGTCCAATTCACTGGATAAATCGCAGCTCGATCAAGCTTTTTCTGAGTTGGCGACAGTGGACGCATCCTCTCCAGCCGCTGCTAACGCCAATGCTCCTGGAGACTCTCCTTTCGATACTGAAAATCCAACGAAGTCAGCGGACGCCGAGTTTCAAGAGTGGGTAAAGTTGGTGCAAAACGCATCCAAAGACATGAACTTGCCGCCTCCTCCCTCTGTTACCATTGAAGAACCGTTGTCCAGTGCCTCCGCATCTGATCTTCGACACCAGATCGTCACCACTTCGCTGGACTCCATTCGAAGTGTGGAGGATTCGCCTGCCTCGCTAGCAGTGGTTCCCTTTTCTGCAGAGGGAATAACCTACAACAACTATGGCGTTCTCGGCTGGAGTCGCCACGCGGTCGTGCCGTGCTACAACTTGGCCGAAGCGCCGGACATAAGCACCATCATCGCGCGGGCCATGCAGCAGATGGGTGTGGGTAAGTCGCGGGCGCGGGCGGTCCAGAGGTTCGCCTGGCCACATGTCTCGTCGGGTAAATCCCTGTTGGTTGTGGGCAACATGCAGGTGGGGAAGACGTGGTCCTACCTGCCCACCGTGTGCCAGCGCAGCCACGAGGATCTGCTGCGCCGGAGAGATGTTGGCCGCGGACCTACCTGCATCTTTGTGTGTACCAACCAGGGGCAGGGCAAACAGATCGAACGCTGGATGAGCACGTTGCTCCGTTCGCTGGGCAGTGCGGCGGGATTCGAGGATGTGGTTACCCACTGGGACAAGAGCCAAGTGGAGGACATCGTCCGCCGGCTAGAAAAACCCGTGGGAATCCTGCTGACCAGCGTGGACTTGCTGCTCCAACTGCTGACCCAGCACTCGGTCGGCaaatcgaaaattttcgaTGCCCAGGCGGTGAAGTGCATAGCCTTGGATAACCTGAACGACATGGTTCGTGTCCTGCCAAGCGACATCATGAAGCTGCTGAAGCAATTGCCTAAAATGTTCCAGCTCACCCAGAATAAGTGCCAACTGCTCGTCTCCGGCCGCGTCTGGCACACCGATCTGATGGTGCAGCACATCCTGCCTCTGATGCCCGACGTCCTCCTTCTCTTCGACGACGCCTTGGAGGCGAGTGTCTACGGCGGCGTCCAGCTGGACGTGAGAGTCGTGGCGGAGGAGCCGGAGAAGCTCGACCATTTGAAGGCGCTGATCGCTGAGCGCAGGAACTTTGCCAATGAGCCCGCCGTTGTGGTCTGCTCCACCTCGACAGAGGTACTCCTACTCCGCCGTAAACTGCAAGCGATTGGGGTGACTGCTCATACCTGCGAATCGGAGGCGCGCTACTCCAATGTCACCGAGTGGCGACGCCAGTCCCCGGGTGGCCTGCTGCTGGTCACGGATGACGTGGTGCCGAGACTGAAATGCGGAAAGATCCCGCTGCTCATCCACTACAGCTTTGCCAACATCTGGACGCGCTTCAAGAGCCGCTTCAGCCTGTTCTACGCGAGCCTCAAGTCGCCAGTTACGCGCCCGGTGGGCCAGTCCGTGATCTTCGCCAAGCCCACTGATGTGGAGAACATCTGGAGGCTGTGCGACTTTTACATGAAGCACAAGCTGCCCAGGCCCATCCGTATGCTGGAAATCCTTTCGCAGCGACACCTGGAAGAGCCCCGCGAACCGAAAAGCACAAGGCTCTGCCACCAAATGGCCGCTTTCGGGGATTGCCTGAGGCACAGCTGCAGGTATCGCCATGTGATGTGGCGGCACGAGGTGCTGCCGCCGGATCACTATCCCAAAAATGGAAGGATTCGGTTCTTGGTCCTAGTT TGCTACAGCCCCGCTGCGTTGGCGGTGCGCTTGAGCAACCAGTTCCCCACAGCGATCCGCTTCCTCAACTTCCCGATGAGCGCTCTGGGCGAGCAAGTGCAGCGCCACTACGAAGTGGAGGCGAACCGGCGCATGCACCCCAATCCCGTGCCCGGCGAGATGGCGGTGCTCAAGAACGCCAACCGCTACGAGCGGGTGGACATTGTCAGTGTGGAAAGCGATAGCTTGGTGGTGGTGCAACTGCTGGACACGTCCACCGAAAGTTTTCCCTGCAACACCAGCAAGCTGTACAGCTGCGATGAGATCTTCAAG GATTCACCCAGAGAAGCGATGGACTTGAGGATCATTGGCCTGCAGCCCGAGAGCCTGGATCGCATCTGGCCCGATGACGCGCGCAACTTGGTGCGCAAGGAGTTCTTTCGTCGCACGCACAACAAGCGGAGTCGCCTATTCCACGCCGTCGTCGAGTCCGTCATCCACCGCACGATCTTCGTTAGCAACATGTACGACGACGAGGGCAACGACCTGCTCAGCTTCGTCACCAGTCGCTTTCGCTCGCATCACGAGAAGCGCTGCCAGCTCAAGCTGGATGCGATGGTGCGGAGCTCCAAGGACTTTCCACATATGTAG
- the LOC27207178 gene encoding RING finger protein vilya, with amino-acid sequence MPRSQAGQTVEPEACKLWIHCNSCCALFCDKKHTFFLLACHHVFCERCVKVSAGRTPSDAPIFECSTCRRSVRGRQLTNSMPNHFKQLFHPEPFTIGNDFVETFQRGNHRHFDKYKERKELEMDKLSKDIEVAKSVCQKRFLEAQMLRVERKKLMQRSRYIKAEVANRKAEMHRMAQAYRSRSLTSQSSSSAQCSVRGRPRGRGTATQSSSRRRSKESRESAKRQQITSFIHPPNHSFDL; translated from the exons ATGCCGAGATCACAAGCAGGCCAGACTGTCGAGCCGGAGGCGTGCAAGCTGTGGATCCactgcaacagctgctgcgCCCTGTTCTGCGATAAGAAGCACACCTTCTTCCTGCTCGCCTGCCACCACGTGTTCTGCGAGCGGTGCGTCAAGGTCTCCGCCGGCCGCACGCCCAGCGACGCGCCCATCTTCGAGTGCTCCACTTGCCGGAGGAGCGTGCGCGGCCGCCAGTTGACCAACTCGATGCCCAACCACTTCAAGCAGCTCTTCCATCCGGAGCCCTTCACCATCGGCAACGACTTTGTGGAGACGTTCCAGCGCGGCAATCATCGGCACTTCGACAAGTACAAGGAGAGAAAGGAACTGGAGATGGATAAGCTGTCCAAGGACATCGAGGTGGCCAAGTCCGTGTGCCAGAAACGCTTCCTGGAGGCGCAGATGCTGCGCGTGGAGCGCAAGAAGCTGATGCAGCGATCGCGCTACATTAAGGCGGAAGTCGCCAATCGGAAGGCGGAAATGCATCG GATGGCCCAGGCCTACCGAAGCCGCTCGCTGACTTCGCAATCCTCGTCATCCGCCCAATGCTCGGTGCGCGGACGTCCTCGTGGCCGTGGAACAGCCACACAGTCCTCCAGTCGACGACGATCAAAGGAATCAAGGGAATCAGCCAAGCGGCAGCAAATCACCAGCTTTATACACCCGCCGAACCACTCGTTCGATCTGTGA
- the LOC6724975 gene encoding zinc finger protein 70 has translation MNGKIAEAVVLNCRTCTRACKLHKPLQEEIDLGSEGSTTLASMLNYCAGLSFEPQDGAAMPQHICLHCLQLLEQAFNFKRMVIESDDLLRQALDEAVGTSFYQSQIHSPDQSQQHDQQLQAYDSEEFLMIEMLNEEQENIANLEELAEEERRMQEIAMEEEEEEFLNEALDQDDELSEEEHLAESGDQQEEHITMESVHEFQPAEVEYVTIKNEFETIVTEEDEFEDMNGAHDAILDCQMIVIPAEGAIDEVIGEETLEMEEDGREEHLLPEAEDICEGEDFLEESLDSAPPTAGEALPYVCTVCQKAFRQQCRLNQHMRSHVDEKQYECEECGKRLKHLRNYKEHMLTHTNVKPHQCSICGRFYRTTSSLAVHKRTHAEKKPYNCDQCGRGYAAFDHLRRHKLTHTGERPYACDQCDKAYYDSSSLRQHKISHTGKKAYTCEICGVGLSQKSGYKKHMLVHSGVKPFKCEVCGHAFTFSSNLNAHARLHSGEKPFKCEFCVKAFPTKKRLVSHLRVHNKESPVTATAAIQSINPQSRQVGAEGASGSATNLHITEVPEQPVSTSKVVMVL, from the exons ATGAATGGCAAAATCGCCGAGGCAGTGGTGCTCAACTGCCGGACGTGCACGCGTGCCTGCAAGCTGCACAAGCCGCTGCAGGAGGAGATCGATCTTGGTTCGGAGGGCAGCACCACGCTGGCCAGCATGCTGAACTACTGCGCGGGGCTCTCGTTCGAGCCGCAAGACGGCGCCGCCATGCCGCAGCACATCTGCCTCCACtgcctgcagctgctggagcaggCGTTCAACTTCAAGCGCATGGTCATCGAATCGGACGACCTGCTCCGCCAGGCCCTGGACGAGGCGGTCGGCACCAGCTTCTATCAGAGTCAGATTCATAGCCCCGACCAGAGCCAGCAGCACGACCAGCAACTGCAGGCGTACGACTCCGAGGAGTTCCTCATGATCGAGATGCTcaacgaggagcaggagaacaTCGCCAAT TTGGAAGAACTAGCAGAGGAGGAACGTCGCATGCAGGAGATCgccatggaggaggaggaggaggagttccTCAACGAGGCGCTGGATCAGGATGACGAGCTGTCGGAGGAGGAGCACCTGGCTGAGTCGGGCGaccagcaggaggagcacaTCACTATGGAGAGCGTGCATGAGTTTCAGCCCGCCGAAGTCGAGTATGTGACCATCAAGAATGAGTTCGAAACGATTGTCACAGAGGAGGATGAGTTCGAGGATATGAACGGCGCCCACGACGCCATACTGGACTGTCAGATGATTGTGATACCCGCCGAAGGAGCCATAGACGAGGTCATCGGCGAGGAGACCCTCGAAATGGAGGAGGATGGGCGCGAGGAGCACCTG CTGCCCGAGGCGGAAGATATCTGCGAAGGTGAGGACTTCCTGGAGGAGTCGCTGGACTCAGCCCCGCCGACCGCTGGCGAGGCGCTGCCTTACGTGTGCACCGTGTGCCAGAAGGCGTTCCGCCAGCAGTGCCGTCTCAACCAGCACATGCGCTCGCACGTGGACGAGAAGCAATACGAGTGCGAGGAGTGTGGCAAGCGTCTGAAGCACCTGCGCAACTACAAGGAGCACATGCTGACCCACACCAATGTCAAGCCGCACCAGTGCAGCATCTGCGGCCGCTTCTATCGCACCACCTCCAGTCTGGCGGTGCACAAGAGGACTCATGCGGAGAAGAAGCCCTACAACTGCGATCAGTGCGGGCGCGGATACGCGGCGTTCGATCATCTGCGGCGCCACAAGCTCACCCACACGGGCGAGCGACCCTACGCATGCGATCAGTGCGACAAGGCCTACTACGATTCGTCCTCGCTGCGCCAGCACAAGATAAGCCACACCGGCAAGAAGGCCTACACCTGCGAGATCTGCGGCGTGGGCCTGTCCCAGAAGTCGGGCTACAAGAAGCACATGCTGGTCCACAGCGGCGTCAAGCCGTTCAAGTGTGAAGTCTGCGGGCATGCCTTCACCTTCTCCAGCAACCTCAATGCCCACGCTCGCCTCCATTCCGGCGAAAAGCCGTTCAAGTGCGAATTCTGCGTGAAGGCCTTTCCCACAAAGAAGCGCCTGGTCAGCCACTTGCGCGTCCACAACAAGGAGTCGCCGGTGACGGCCACCGCCGCTATTCAGTCCATCAATCCTCAGAGCCGACAGGTGGGCGCAGAAGGTGCCAGTGGATCGGCAACCAACCTCCACATCACCGAAGTACCTGAGCAGCCGGTGTCCACCTCCAAAGTGGTGATGGTGCTCTAA
- the LOC6724976 gene encoding mitochondrial import inner membrane translocase subunit TIM50-C, translating into MSMSMAPATVLQMLRGLSTPRLLTQIHQHRALGNHYHHYHQHNQHQHHLLRHQQQYLRLFICTALPAAAPALFPILHTARGYSSTTKQEAGATGANDAPEAAPNAPLLAKLFPQTSPDADSNAEQERQKREEEEAKENERAWKRMKLGFAIFGGSAVAAGFWAVYEFGKPEVDPNGQTIEDEFTHKPLVQQYLQRMWKSIHYYQRMIQEPSRAKLLPDPLKPPYVQPRYTLVLEMKDVLVHPDWTYQTGWRFKKRPGVDHFLAECAKDFEIVVFTAEQGMTVFPILDALDPNGYIMYRLVRDATHFVDGHHVKNLDNLNRDLKKVIVVDWDANATKMHPDNTFGLARWHGNDDDGQLLDLIAFLKIIAQNNVEDVREVLHYYRQFDDPINQFRENQRKLAEQMLEAERIEQSKTKPMVKQWSRNILGR; encoded by the exons ATGAGCATGAGCATGGCACCGGCCACCGTCCTCCAGATGTTGCGCGGCCTTAGCACGCCGCGCCTTCTCACCCAAATCCACCAGCACCGCGCATTGGGTAATCACTATCACCACTACCACCAACAcaaccagcaccagcaccacctcctccgccaccagcagcagtacCTCCGACTATTCATTTGCACAGCACTGCCAGCGGCTGCTCCGGCGCTCTTCCCGATCCTGCACACAGCGCGTGGCTACAGCAGCACAACCA AGCAGGAAGCTGGAGCCACTGGAGCCAATGATGCGCCCGAGGCCGCACCGAATGCCCCGCTGCTGGCCAAACTCTTTCCTCAGACCTCGCCGGATGCGGACAGCAACGCCGAGCAGGAGCGCCAGAAGCGcgaagaggaggaggccaaggaGAACGAGCGCGCCTGGAAGCGCATGAAGCTGGG CTTTGCAATATTCGGAGGCAGCGCCGTGGCTGCTGGATTTTGGGCCGTCTACGAGTTCGGCAAGCCCGAGGTGGACCCCAACGGGCAGACCATCGAGGACGAGTTCACACACAAGCCGCTGGTGCAGCAGTATCTTCAGCGGATGTGGAAGAGCATCCACTACTATCAGCGCATGATCCAGGAGCCGTCGCGGGCCAAGCTGCTGCCCGATCCGCTCAAGCCGCCGTACGTGCAGCCGCGCTACACGCTTGTGCTGGAGATGAAGGACGTGCTGGTGCATCCGGACTGGACTTACCAAACTGGCTGGCGCTTCAAGAAGCGTCCCGGCGTCGACCACTTCCTGGCCGAGTGCGCCAAGGACTTTGAAATTGTCGTCTTCACCGCCGAACAGGGCATGACCGTGTTTCCCATCCTGGACGCCCTCGATCCCAACGGCTACATTATGTACCGCCTGGTCAGGGATGCCACGCACTTTGTGGACGGCCATCATGTGAAGAACCTGGACAACCTTAATCGCGACCTCAAGAAG GTGATTGTTGTGGACTGGGATGCGAATGCCACCAAGATGCATCCGGACAACACATTCGGCTTGGCCCGCTGGCATGGCAACGACGATGATGGCCAGCTGCTGGACCTCATCGCCTTCCTAAAGA TTATTGCGCAGAACAACGTGGAGGACGTGCGCGAGGTGCTCCACTACTACCGCCAGTTCGACGATCCCATCAACCAGTTCCGGGAGAACCAGCGCAAGCTGGCCGAGCAAATGCTGGAGGCGGAACGCATCGAGCAGTCCAAGACCAAGCCCATGGTCAAGCAGTGGTCGCGCAACATTCTCGGCCGCTAG
- the LOC6739962 gene encoding mitosis initiation protein fs(1)Ya has translation MSFSNVLIMRQPDEGKCHICKRVFCCGKCRQKHQFKAHAIAVREPLGLRAAGGGIVEHRHQMESGATTIYVFCPICERRPLLLREEMHGELLAHIETCHLPLRCRKCQRNYTRVDDLREFSKCVDQQQSCTDVTGATETSRATLKKAANSTAISTQTSPSVTPISLINMRWKAKSRVTHEEFISDSVSSIRNLSSFSNSSIRRSIGHLGVNASETVGKGKVIRSTSTPLHVESVFAKPKEPITFNASTGGHVSSIYHEEPSPTPESNPVQQQQQQPLQQRAWKMGARNKMSAATPLRQVMSKSIQKAFVEHGGMMVHQPPSAVVQRRVRLDLSEHSSHEAAGSSALDLRLSPAMRRTQSESSASEVSSGSSSSCSTSRNADLCKRQFLLSAQKLTTESIIITRTNSSSQETSSTVYNSCESVEIIRSTSESAEVCHVPAITPIRVTGAGINKKQIKFETPPKSIQQMRPNGEDDETKDQFFTPEPGTPELPERRHRQAIVPRQLSGEFSPKKDKPKEKGLAVMALISPPLQHPRVRPPLRECRQQRVFSGVQDVGEPEDVDADEEDEVFRPTNASTCNDKKLEAPNSGRLWSLMSSMMRLPASLRGEREKDRDRDSDKENAGSGSLIRRCASIAGSLVRPSARDSSMENQQCLKRKRTQTLDSQYCSPLSPSSSSKRYRIRPREPIERMRRQ, from the exons ATGTCGTTTTCCAATGTCCTAATCATGCGACAGCCCGACGAG GGCAAGTGCCACATCTGCAAGCGTGTCTTCTGCTGCGGCAAATGCCGCCAGAAGCATCAGTTCAAAGCGCACGCCATTGCTGTGCGCGAGCCATTGGGATTGAGGGCCGCCGGCGGCGGGATCGTCGAGCATCGCCATCAAATGGAGTCCGGCGCCACCACCATCTATGTGTTCTGTCCGATCTGCGAGCGGCGCCCCCTGCTGCTGCGCGAGGAGATGCACGGCGAGCTGCTGGCCCACATCGAGACCTGCCACCTGCCGCTGCGGTGCCGCAAGTGCCAGCGCAACTACACGCGCGTCGACGACCTGCGGGAGTTCAGCAAGTGCGTGGACCAGCAGCAGAGCTGCACTGATGTCACCGGCGCCACGGAGACATCGAGGGCAACGCTAAAGAAGGCGGCGAATAGCACGGCCATTTCCACGCAAACGTCGCCGTCCGTGACGCCCATTTCACTGATCAACATGCGCTGGAAGGCCAAGAGCCGCGTCACCCACGAGGAGTTCATCAGCGACAGCGTCTCCTCCATACGCAACCTGTCCTCGTTCAGCAACAGCTCCATTCGCCGCTCCATTGGCCACCTGGGCGTGAATGCGTCGGAAACGGTGGGCAAGGGCAAGGTCATACGCTCGACGTCCACGCCACTGCACGTGGAGTCCGTGTTCGCCAAGCCCAAGGAGCCGATTACCTTCAATGCCTCCACTGGCGGCCACGTGTCCAGCATCTACCACGAGGAGCCCAGTCCGACACCCGAGAGCAATCccgtccagcagcagcagcagcagccgttGCAGCAGCGCGCCTGGAAAATGGGCGCCCGCAACAAGATGAGCGCCGCAACGCCGCTGCGCCAGGTCATGTCCAAGAGCATTCAGAAGGCCTTCGTGGAGCACGGCGGCATGATGGTCCACCAGCCGCCATCCGCAGTGGTGCAGCGTCGCGTGCGCCTCGATCTCAGCGAGCACAGTTCGCACGAGGCAGCAGGCTCGTCCGCTCTGGACCTGCGACTCTCGCCAGCTATGCGGCGCACTCAGAGCGAGTCCAGCGCCTCGGAGgtcagcagcggcagcagctccagctgcagcaccTCGCGGAATGCCGATCTGTGCAAGCGGCAGTTCTTGCTGTCCGCACAGAAACTCACCACCGAATCGATCATCATCACGCGGACGAACTCCAGCTCACAGGAGACCTCTTCCACGGTGTACAACTCCTGCGAGAGCGTCGAGATCATACGCTCCACCTCCGAGTCGGCGGAAGTGTGCCACGTGCCGGCCATAACGCCCATCCGTGTCACCGGTGCCGGCATCAATAAGAAGCAGATCAAGTTCGAGACGCCGCCCAAGAGCATCCAGCAAATGCGACCGAATGGCGAGGACGATGAAACCAAGGACCAGTTTTTCACGCCGGAACCGGGAACGCCGGAACTCCCAGAGCGTCGTCATCGCCAGGCGATTGTGCCGCGCCAGCTGAGCGGCGAGTTTTCCCCCAAGAAGGATAAGCCGAAGGAGAAGGGGCTGGCGGTGATGGCTCTGATCTCGCCGCCATTGCAGCATCCCAGGGTGCGTCCACCGTTGCGGGAATGCCGTCAGCAGAGGGTCTTTAGCGGCGTGCAGGATGTGGGCGAGCCGGAGGACGTGGACGCggacgaggaggacgaggtGTTCCGCCCCACGAACGCCTCCACGTGCAACGACAAGAAGCTGGAGGCGCCCAACTCCGGTCGCCTGTGGTCGCTGATGAGTTCCATGATGCGACTGCCGGCCAGCTTGCGCGGCGAACGCGAAAAGGACAGGGACAGGGATTCGGATAAGGAGAACGCTGGCTCGGGCTCTCTCATCCGTCGCTGCGCCTCCATCGCTGGTTCCCTGGTGCGCCCCAGTGCAAGGGACTCCTCCATGGAGAACCAGCAGTGCCTCAAGAGGAAGCGCACTCAGACGCTGGACAGCCAGTACTGCAGCCCGCTGTCGCCGTCCAGCTCCTCGAAGCGCTATCGCATCCGGCCCAGGGAGCCCATCGAGCGCATGCGTCGCCAGTAG